In Aerococcus loyolae, a genomic segment contains:
- the purC gene encoding phosphoribosylaminoimidazolesuccinocarboxamide synthase, with translation MTEEKLIYSGKAKDLYQTDDDKYLRVFYKDQATAGNGAKKENLPGKGRINQAITQLIFTYLADHGIATHLVKVLNEREEIIEKAEMFPLEVVYRNYAAGSFVKRLGIERGLAIEGGILEFFYKDDDLNDPLLNDDHVLFLKAANPEEIAAIKALTKEINDLLVKLFDQAGLILVDFKLEFGKNADGEIILADEISPDNARLWDKESGESFDKDIFRNDQGDMIPYYQAVYQRLQEVIKD, from the coding sequence TGACAGAAGAAAAGTTAATTTATAGCGGTAAGGCTAAAGATTTATACCAAACCGATGATGATAAGTATTTAAGAGTTTTTTATAAGGACCAAGCCACTGCTGGCAATGGGGCTAAAAAGGAAAATTTACCCGGCAAGGGACGGATTAACCAAGCCATTACCCAGCTGATCTTCACTTATCTAGCTGACCATGGTATCGCTACCCATTTGGTCAAAGTGCTTAATGAACGAGAAGAAATTATTGAAAAGGCGGAAATGTTTCCCTTAGAAGTGGTTTACCGCAATTATGCTGCTGGCTCCTTTGTCAAACGCTTAGGGATTGAACGGGGCTTAGCTATTGAAGGCGGTATCCTGGAATTTTTCTATAAGGATGACGACTTGAATGACCCACTATTGAATGATGACCACGTTCTCTTTCTCAAAGCGGCTAATCCTGAAGAAATTGCAGCGATTAAAGCGTTGACTAAGGAAATTAATGATTTATTAGTGAAGCTTTTTGACCAAGCAGGACTCATCCTGGTCGATTTCAAATTAGAGTTCGGTAAGAATGCTGACGGAGAAATTATTCTGGCTGATGAAATTTCACCAGATAATGCCAGACTCTGGGATAAGGAAAGCGGAGAATCCTTTGATAAGGACATCTTCCGCAATGATCAAGGCGATATGATCCCTTACTATCAAGCTGTCTATCAACGTTTACAAGAAGTTATTAAAGATTAA